The Acinetobacter calcoaceticus sequence GATCCAGCTACCTTAGTCAACGACAAAGTAAATACTTATGTTGAAAAGGCGCATGCAACAAATATTACCGATTTCTTCATGAATATTATCCCGCAAACATTGGTCAGTCCTTTGGCTGGTGGCGAGATTTTGCAGGTGTTATTTGTAGCGGTACTATTTGGTATTTCGTTGGCTGCTTTGGGTGACCGAGCACGTCCAATTACCGATTTCTTAAATAACTTAACAGCTCCAGTTTTCTACTTAGTTGGTATGTTAATGAAGCTTGCTCCAATCGGTGCTTTTGGTGCAATGGCTTTCACGATCGGCGCATATGGAATTGAATCAATTGGTAATCTATTACTGTTAATCATGACGTTCTACATTACTGCTGTGTTATTTATTCTAGTAATTTTAGGTGCAGTAGCTCGTTATAACGGCTTTTCAATTATTCATTTAATTCGTTATATCAAAGATGAACTTTGGTTGGTTTTGGGAACAAGTTCTTCTGAAGCAGCTTTGCCATCTTTAATGGACAAAATGCAAAAAGCAGGTTGTGAAAAATCAGTTGTAGGTTTAGTCATTCCAACAGGTTATTCATTTAACCTTGATGGTACAAATATCTATATGACTATGGCGGCTCTATTTATTGCGCAAGCTTGTAATGTAGATTTATCAATTAGTGAACAAGTTGCGTTACTTTTAGTCGCAATGGTAAGTTCTAAAGGTGCAGCAGGGGTGACTGGTGCAGGTTTTATTACTCTAGCTGCAACTTTATCGGTTGTACCAGCTGTTCCTGTCGCAGGTATGGCTTTAATTCTTGGTATTGACCGCTTTATGTCTGAGTGCCGTGCTTTAACAAATTTAGTGGGTAATGCATGTGCAACAATTGTTGTGGCACGTTGGGATAAGGCTTTAGATAAAGATCTTCTTGATAAAGCATTAAAGAACCCTAAAGCAGATTAACCTCATAAAAAAATCTGTAGCTAAGGGCAATTTGGGAGGGTAGCCCTGCTACAGATTTTTTTAATAACTAAAAAATATATTTTAATTAAGCCATTCTAAAGTTCTACAACATTACTTATCTTTTAAGAAAGACAATATTGTAATTAAAATCAAGTCGTGAAAAATTATGCTTTTAAGTGATCCTCAAACTCTTCACCTAATTGCATCGCTAATGAATTACCTGCTAACTCACAGGTTACTAAACCATATTCTTTTTTAAAACTAAAAGTAAAACCTTTCCCGTCAGCAAGATTTTTAACTGAATACCCTAACTTTTCTAACCAAATGCGAAACGCAATCAAATTTTTAGCTTTAACAACCTTTTTCACGTGAGAACTCCTTCTATCCGTGGCATTACATCTTATTTATTAATAGGGTTTTAATTAGATTTTTTAAAGGGGTAAAACTTTTTTTTATTTTGCAACTTGTAAAAAAAGTAAGATAAAGAAATAAAAGATTCCATTTTTACAAAATTATGAGTGAGTTATATGATTAAAAAATAATAACTTTTTATTTAAAGAGCTGTTTATGCGATTGTTTTTAAAAATTATAAATTCAACGTTGTTTTTAGAATAATGAGCAAATAAAAAACAGAGTAAATGTAAAAAATAATTACAAGCAGCAGGTAATAAGCAAAAAGATACAGTTCTTAAAATGAAACTGTATCTTCTTTGAAAGCTTAATTTTAGAAATTATCTTTAAGCGCACGCAGGTGAGCGAAGTCTTCAACACTTTCTGCGCGAAGAAAGGGGTTGGTTGCTAATTCAAGTTCAATCGTGCTCGGTAATGTGATTAATTTTTGTTTACGTAGCTCACGGACTTCTTCAGCTCGTTCTGATAGGGCATGGTTGTGAGGTTCTACTGTTAAGGCAAATTCAGCATTTGAAAGCGTGTATTCGTGCGTGCAATAAACTTTTGTGGGGGTTGGTAAAGCTGCCAGACGACTCAGTGAGTGAAACATTTGTTCGGCTGTGCCTTCAAATAATCGACCACACCCCATTGCAAATAAGGTATCACCACAAAATACAGCCTCTAATTCTTCAATAAAATAGACAATGTGCCCTAAGGTATGACCAGGGGTTGCAATAATCTCTACTTTTAAATCATTAAATTTTAGATGATCGTCATGCTGTAAAGGGTGGGTAATTCCCGGAATTTTGGTGAGCTCATCACGTGGGCCATACACAGTAATATTTTGAGCAGCTGTTAAATCAGCAACACCACCAATATGGTCTTTATGCCAATGAGTAAGCCAGATTTGTTTTAAATTTAACTGATGATTTTGACAAAATTGAATTACCAGCTGTGCTTCTGTTGGATCGACTGCTACAGCTTCTTGGGTTTCAGTATCTTCTAAAATCCAGATATAGTTTTGGAGGGCATTCTGCACATCGATAAAATGAATTCTATAACGCATTGTTTTATCCTGAAACTAAATCCAAAGAGTAAATGAATAATGACTAATTCTGATCATACCAGAAAATGGAATTGAGCCATGCACTCAACTGTTTTTAATAAAAGGGTTATATAAAACAAAAAAAAGCCCCCTAAAAGAGAGCTTTTTTGTATGGAGGACTTAACGGAGCTTAGCGAGCCAGTTCCCTAGCGTTTGTACAATCTGTACTAATAACAGTAGGATAATCACTGTTAAAATCACAACGCTGGTATCAAAACGTTGATAACCATATGAAATCGCTAAATCACCAATACCACCTGCACCAACTGCGCCAGCCATGGCGGTTGCACCAATAAGACTGATTGTCGCTGTGGTAAGGTTTAAAATCAGTGAGCTGCGTGCTTCAGGCAAAATAAAACGAGAGATAATTTGCCAAGGTGTAGCACCCATCGCTTGAGCGGATTCAATAATTCCTTCATTTACTTCAAGCAATGAAGTTTCAATCAGACGTCCCATATAAGGGCCAACATAAATAGTCAATGGAACAATAGCTGCCCATGTACCAATTGAAGTACCAACTAATAGCTTAGTGAGAGGAATTACTGCAATGAGTAAAATAATAAAAGGAAGAGAGCGTAAAGCATTTACAATTGGATTAAGTAAATGATAAATCACTTTATTGGGTAAAATGCCTTCCGGACGGGTAACTAATAAAATAATTCCCTGAATAAAGCCCCAAATGCCACCAAACAAAAGTGCGAAGAAAACCATATGAAAGGTTTCTTGCAAAGCTGTAACGAACTGATCAATAGAAAGGGAGCTGTGCCAGAAAGGTTGAGTGAGTTCAGTTAACCACTGTACGATTAAATCTCTCATACTTGATCTCCTGATTGAACTACACCTACTTCATTTTGTTCTAAAAACTCAATAGCCTGCTTAATGAGCTGAGGATCACCTAAAAGCTGCACAAACATTTGACCAATGACTGTGCCATTAATTTCAGTCATGTTGGCAAATAAAATATTTAAGCTAATATCGAATTTTTTAATTAGTGACTGAATTACAGGTTCTTGAGCAGAACGCCCTAAAAACTGTAAACAGTAAATACTATGATGATGCTGGTTTTCGAGCTGATTTAAAATATTCACAGGCAACTGTTGATGTAAAACAGTTTGAATGAAGTTTTTAGTGGTTGGATGTTGAGGTTTACTAAAGATATCAATCGTTGAACCTTGTTCAATGACTTTACCTGCCTCCATCACAGCTACATGATCACAAATAGTTTCAATGACATCCATTTCATGGGTCACCATAACAATCGTGATTTTTTGCTCTTGATTAATTTTTTTGAGTAGCTCTAAAACTGACTTGGTTGTTTGCGGATCAAGGGCAGAGGTTGCCTCATCACACAAAAGAATTTTTGGATGATTTGCTAAAGCACGGGCAATACCGACACGTTGCTTTTGTCCGCCAGAAAGTTCATCTGGATAAGCATCTTTTTTATGCTTAAGATCAATGAACTCCAATAACTCATTTAAGCGCTTTTCACGTTCTACTTTATTGTAATTCAGTAGACGCATTGGCATTTCAATGTTTTCAGCAACCGTCTTGGTTTGTAGTAGATTGAAGTGCTGAAAAATCATGCCAATACTGGCACGTTCCTGACGTAATGAGCGTGCATCTAAAGCGGTGAAATCTTTCTGATTAATAATGATTTGACCTTCTGTTGGTCGCTCAAGTAGGTTGATCAGGCGGATTAAGGTACTTTTACCTGCACCACTATAGCCAATGATGCCAAAAATACTGCCCTCTGGAATCTCTAAATTGATTTGGTCGAGTGCGCGTATGGTTTGACTTTTGAGCTGATAGTGCTTTGAAATGTTTTTAAATTGAATCATATCGTCAGAAGCTATGCTGGAAAGAAAAAACAGGCAAAGAGAATTTGCCTGTTTCACGTTTCGGCTATTATATTACTATTTAGCTTCTGAGAGATAGCTGATTGGTTGATCTACGTCAACTTTTGTTCCACCAAAACGCTCTGTTACATACTTTTTAGCTGCTGCACTATGATATAGCTGTCCAACTTTTTGCAAAACAGCATCATTTTTACGTGAATCAGCAGTTGCAAGAACGTTGACATTAAGTCGTGTGCTTTGATCAACAGGCTCATAGAAAATAGAATCTTTGAGTGCGTTCAAACCACCTTCCATTGCTAAGGTGTTACCTAATACAACGGCATCAACTTCATCTTTAATACGTAATGCTGTTGCCATTTGGATTGGTTTGATATCGATCTTTTTACTATTTTCGATGATATCGTTTGGACTGCCTTGAGCCGGGTTAAAATCAGCTTTAAGTTTGATTAAGCCAGCTGTTTGTAATAAAAGTAAAGCACGAGCTTCGTTGGCAGCATCATTTGGGATTGCAATAATTGCACCCTCTGCGAGCTCATCAATTTTTTTGTGTTTACTTGAGTAAATACCCATTGGCTCAAGATATGTGGTAGAAACTGGCGCAATCTTATCTTGGTTTGATTTATTAAATGCAACAAGATATGAATAAGATTGGAAAGCATTCAGATCTACTTCTTTGTTTGCAATGGCTGCATTCATAGAAACATAGTCTGTAAAGTTTTTCACTTCTAACTTTAAGCCAGCAGCTTGGGTTTCAGGTAAAGTTGCGATATAGCGCCAAATATCAGCATCTGAACCTGTAGAGGCAATCACTACCGTTTGTACTTGGGAGCTATCATTGTTTTGTTGTGTCTGTGGAGAACCTTCTTGTTTACCACACGCTGCCAATAGTACTACTGACATACTTAAAAAAAGACTGATCAGCTTTTTCATTTAAAAAAGTCCTGATTGAAGAGATATAGAAAAATAAGTATTGATCTATATCTATATGAAATGGGAGGAGTTGGAATTACAACAGGTTTAAACTCTGATATCTTTTTCAGGGGTTCCATAATTTGCTTGCATACTTTGGTGGTAAGTGAGGGTAATTGTTTTATAAACAAAAAACTGTTTCCCCAAACAGTTAATCCCAAACAATAGCCAAATGAGTGTTCATAAATTTAGAACATTAGAAAAACTCTCTACAGTTATAATGTGTAGAGCAAGTCGCTATGAAAATTATTAAAACAGCAGTGTTTATTGACAGTTCCAACGGTATGCCAATCATATCAATAAAAGGGTGGTTGATATAGGGTGCTTCTTTTCTATTTGTTGATATCTTTAAAAATATAATAAAGATTTATACGATTTTTTATATGGTTTCACATAATAGAAAAGCCTCTATATAGAGACTTTTCTATTAGAATTTTAAACTTGAAAGTTTTTAAGCTTTTTCACGTGCAATTGCGCGGTAGCCAATGTCGTTACGATATTGCATACCCGTAAAGGTAACTTGACCACATACTTCTAGTGCATTAATTTGTGCTTCAAGAACGCTATCGCCCAATGCCGTTACACAAAGAACTCGACCGCCAGAAGTCACGATATGACCATCTTCACGAGTTGCTGTGCCAGCATGGAAAATTTTAGTATCTTCAGGTGAGTGTCCGATACCTGAAATTACATCGCCTTTGCGTACGCTATCAGGATAGCCTTCTGCTGCGAGTACAATACCAATTGACTTGCGTTCATCCCATTCAGCTTCTTTTGGCAAATTACCAGCAATACCAGCTTCTACCAATTCAACAAGAGATGACTTTAAGCGCATCATGATTGGTTGAGTTTCAGGATCGCCAAAACGACAGTTAAATTCGATCACACGTGGTTGACCTTGCTCGTCAATCATTAGACCAGCATATAAGAAACCAGTGTAAACATGTCCGTCAGCAGCCATACCTTCTACAGTTGGGTGCATGATTTCAGACATAACGCGTTCGAAAATATCAGAAGTTACAACTGGAGCAGGAGAGTATGCACCCATACCGCCAGTGTTAGGACCTTGATCGCCTTCAAAAATACGCTTGTGGTCTTGTGAAGTTGCCATTGGTAAAATATTTTTACCAT is a genomic window containing:
- a CDS encoding dicarboxylate/amino acid:cation symporter, with the translated sequence MDFNTLDQETVQKKQKFHQILYVQVIFAIILGILIGHFYPELGESLKPLGDAFIKIVKMIIAPVIFLTVVTGIASMTNMSRVGRVTGKAMLYFLTFSSLALVVGMIVANIIQPGKGLNIDPATLVNDKVNTYVEKAHATNITDFFMNIIPQTLVSPLAGGEILQVLFVAVLFGISLAALGDRARPITDFLNNLTAPVFYLVGMLMKLAPIGAFGAMAFTIGAYGIESIGNLLLLIMTFYITAVLFILVILGAVARYNGFSIIHLIRYIKDELWLVLGTSSSEAALPSLMDKMQKAGCEKSVVGLVIPTGYSFNLDGTNIYMTMAALFIAQACNVDLSISEQVALLLVAMVSSKGAAGVTGAGFITLAATLSVVPAVPVAGMALILGIDRFMSECRALTNLVGNACATIVVARWDKALDKDLLDKALKNPKAD
- the gloB gene encoding hydroxyacylglutathione hydrolase, with protein sequence MRYRIHFIDVQNALQNYIWILEDTETQEAVAVDPTEAQLVIQFCQNHQLNLKQIWLTHWHKDHIGGVADLTAAQNITVYGPRDELTKIPGITHPLQHDDHLKFNDLKVEIIATPGHTLGHIVYFIEELEAVFCGDTLFAMGCGRLFEGTAEQMFHSLSRLAALPTPTKVYCTHEYTLSNAEFALTVEPHNHALSERAEEVRELRKQKLITLPSTIELELATNPFLRAESVEDFAHLRALKDNF
- a CDS encoding methionine ABC transporter permease, with the protein product MRDLIVQWLTELTQPFWHSSLSIDQFVTALQETFHMVFFALLFGGIWGFIQGIILLVTRPEGILPNKVIYHLLNPIVNALRSLPFIILLIAVIPLTKLLVGTSIGTWAAIVPLTIYVGPYMGRLIETSLLEVNEGIIESAQAMGATPWQIISRFILPEARSSLILNLTTATISLIGATAMAGAVGAGGIGDLAISYGYQRFDTSVVILTVIILLLLVQIVQTLGNWLAKLR
- a CDS encoding methionine ABC transporter ATP-binding protein, with the translated sequence MIQFKNISKHYQLKSQTIRALDQINLEIPEGSIFGIIGYSGAGKSTLIRLINLLERPTEGQIIINQKDFTALDARSLRQERASIGMIFQHFNLLQTKTVAENIEMPMRLLNYNKVEREKRLNELLEFIDLKHKKDAYPDELSGGQKQRVGIARALANHPKILLCDEATSALDPQTTKSVLELLKKINQEQKITIVMVTHEMDVIETICDHVAVMEAGKVIEQGSTIDIFSKPQHPTTKNFIQTVLHQQLPVNILNQLENQHHHSIYCLQFLGRSAQEPVIQSLIKKFDISLNILFANMTEINGTVIGQMFVQLLGDPQLIKQAIEFLEQNEVGVVQSGDQV
- a CDS encoding MetQ/NlpA family ABC transporter substrate-binding protein codes for the protein MKKLISLFLSMSVVLLAACGKQEGSPQTQQNNDSSQVQTVVIASTGSDADIWRYIATLPETQAAGLKLEVKNFTDYVSMNAAIANKEVDLNAFQSYSYLVAFNKSNQDKIAPVSTTYLEPMGIYSSKHKKIDELAEGAIIAIPNDAANEARALLLLQTAGLIKLKADFNPAQGSPNDIIENSKKIDIKPIQMATALRIKDEVDAVVLGNTLAMEGGLNALKDSIFYEPVDQSTRLNVNVLATADSRKNDAVLQKVGQLYHSAAAKKYVTERFGGTKVDVDQPISYLSEAK
- the purD gene encoding phosphoribosylamine--glycine ligase, whose product is MNILVLGSGGREHALAWKIAQDTNVTQVFVAPGNAGTATEDKCINVQLDILDNSAIIAFAKENNVDLIIVGPEAPLVNGVVDAAREAGLKIWGPTQYAAQLEGSKAFAKHFLKRHNIPTAFYDVFTEVDAAKAYVEKNGAPIVIKADGLAAGKGVIVAMTNEEAFAAIDDMLAGNKFGDAGSRVVIEQFLAGEEASFICMIDGKNILPMATSQDHKRIFEGDQGPNTGGMGAYSPAPVVTSDIFERVMSEIMHPTVEGMAADGHVYTGFLYAGLMIDEQGQPRVIEFNCRFGDPETQPIMMRLKSSLVELVEAGIAGNLPKEAEWDERKSIGIVLAAEGYPDSVRKGDVISGIGHSPEDTKIFHAGTATREDGHIVTSGGRVLCVTALGDSVLEAQINALEVCGQVTFTGMQYRNDIGYRAIAREKA